In Streptomyces sp. NBC_00569, a single genomic region encodes these proteins:
- a CDS encoding ribonuclease J has product MSHPHPELKAAPPLPEGGLRVIPLGGLGEIGRNMTVLEHAGKLLIVDCGVLFPEETQPGVDVILPDFTSIRDRLDDVVAVVLTHGHEDHIGGVPYLLRERSDIPVVGSKLTLAFLEAKLKEHGIRPRTVRVREGDRRGFGPFDCEFVAVNHSIPDSLAVAIRTGAGMVLHTGDFKMDQFPLDDRITDLRAFARLGEEGVDLFLTDSTNAEVPGFTTSERELNPAIEQVMRTAPRRVIVSSFASHVHRIQQVLDAAHQHGRKVAFVGRSMVRNMGIARELGYLKVPSGLVVSTKELEKLPDHKITLVCTGSQGEPMAALSRMANRDHQIRIGKGDTVLLASSLIPGNESAIYRVINGLTRWGAHVVHKGNAKVHVSGHASAGELVYCYNIVKPRNVMPVHGEWRHLRANGDLAIRTGVDPDRVVIAEDGVVVDLVDGRASITGKVPAGNVYVDGMEVGGATEASLKDRLTLAAEGVVTVVAIVDADTGALAEPPDFLARGFVHDDTTFEPVIPVIEKTLSTAAEEGVGDARQLEQLLARAVANWAFRTHRRKPLIIPVIIDA; this is encoded by the coding sequence ATGAGTCATCCGCACCCCGAGCTGAAAGCCGCCCCGCCCCTTCCCGAAGGAGGGCTGCGGGTCATCCCCCTGGGCGGCCTAGGTGAGATCGGCCGCAATATGACCGTCCTCGAGCACGCCGGCAAGCTGCTCATCGTCGACTGCGGCGTGCTGTTTCCCGAGGAGACCCAGCCCGGCGTGGACGTGATCCTGCCGGACTTCACCTCGATCCGGGACCGGCTGGACGACGTCGTGGCCGTGGTACTCACCCACGGCCACGAGGACCACATCGGCGGCGTGCCGTACCTGCTGCGCGAGCGGTCCGACATTCCCGTCGTCGGCTCCAAGCTGACGCTGGCGTTCCTGGAGGCCAAGCTCAAGGAACACGGCATCCGGCCGCGCACGGTGCGGGTACGGGAAGGCGACCGGCGCGGCTTCGGGCCCTTCGACTGCGAGTTCGTTGCGGTCAACCACTCCATCCCGGACAGCCTCGCGGTCGCGATCCGCACCGGCGCCGGGATGGTGCTGCACACCGGCGACTTCAAGATGGACCAGTTCCCTCTCGACGACCGCATCACCGATCTGCGCGCCTTCGCCCGCCTCGGCGAGGAGGGCGTGGACCTGTTCCTCACCGACTCCACCAACGCCGAAGTACCCGGCTTCACCACCTCCGAGCGTGAGCTGAACCCGGCGATCGAGCAGGTGATGCGCACCGCGCCGCGCCGGGTCATCGTCTCCAGCTTCGCCAGCCATGTGCACCGCATCCAACAGGTCCTGGACGCCGCCCACCAGCACGGCCGCAAGGTCGCCTTCGTCGGCCGGTCGATGGTCCGCAACATGGGCATCGCCCGTGAACTGGGCTATTTGAAGGTCCCGTCCGGTCTGGTCGTGAGCACGAAGGAGCTGGAGAAGCTCCCGGACCACAAGATCACTCTGGTGTGCACCGGCTCCCAGGGCGAACCGATGGCCGCGCTGTCACGGATGGCCAACCGCGACCACCAGATCCGCATCGGCAAGGGCGACACCGTCCTGCTCGCCAGCTCCCTCATCCCCGGCAACGAGAGCGCCATCTACCGCGTCATCAACGGACTTACCCGGTGGGGCGCCCACGTGGTCCACAAGGGCAACGCCAAGGTCCACGTCTCCGGGCACGCCAGCGCCGGCGAACTCGTCTACTGCTACAACATCGTCAAACCCCGCAATGTCATGCCCGTGCACGGCGAATGGCGCCACCTGCGGGCCAACGGCGACCTCGCCATCCGTACCGGTGTCGACCCGGACCGGGTCGTCATCGCCGAGGACGGCGTCGTCGTCGACCTCGTCGACGGGCGCGCGTCCATCACCGGCAAGGTCCCCGCCGGCAACGTCTACGTGGACGGCATGGAAGTCGGCGGCGCCACCGAAGCGTCCCTCAAGGACCGCCTCACCCTCGCAGCCGAAGGCGTGGTCACGGTGGTGGCGATCGTCGACGCAGACACCGGCGCCCTCGCCGAGCCCCCCGACTTCCTGGCCCGCGGCTTCGTCCACGACGACACCACCTTCGAGCCGGTCATCCCTGTCATCGAGAAGACGCTGTCCACCGCGGCTGAGGAAGGCGTCGGGGACGCGCGCCAACTCGAACAGCTCCTCGCCCGCGCCGTGGCGAACTGGGCGTTCCGCACCCACCGCCGCAAGCCCCTCATCATCCCCGTCATCATCGACGCCTGA
- a CDS encoding integrase core domain-containing protein translates to MLSPPRSPKANAFAECWVGSVRRGCTDRMLILNERHLRTVLDAHADHCNRHRPPSLSSNDLPRP, encoded by the coding sequence CTGCTCTCCCCGCCACGATCACCGAAGGCGAACGCGTTCGCGGAGTGCTGGGTGGGCAGCGTTCGTCGCGGGTGCACCGATCGGATGCTCATCCTCAACGAGCGGCACCTGCGGACCGTGCTGGACGCCCATGCAGATCACTGCAACCGGCATCGGCCCCCCAGTCTCTCCAGCAACGACCTCCCCAGGCCGTAG
- a CDS encoding Lrp/AsnC ligand binding domain-containing protein codes for MDFASRTPEVVSTLRVTGEDCLIFNVHCPQAGRLEEVVDALARYGPVTTSLALRA; via the coding sequence CTGGACTTCGCTTCCCGGACCCCCGAGGTCGTCTCCACTCTGAGAGTCACCGGGGAAGACTGCCTCATCTTCAACGTCCACTGCCCGCAGGCAGGACGACTCGAAGAAGTTGTCGACGCCCTTGCCCGTTACGGCCCTGTCACCACGTCACTCGCGCTCCGCGCCTAA
- a CDS encoding peptidoglycan recognition protein family protein, which yields MHEHEVDRRTLFRVGLGTAVAAVVGTEVAFPAAAGATPLPQFPWIIDCDTWGARPPASPIQITGNTTNKIILHHMDFPNVTDYSREHAMQLARDCQDLHMDTNGWADTGQHFTVSRGGYVLEGRHRTLETLAAGEHQVTAAHCPGENGNAIGIENEGTYITETPPPALLHSLVKLCTTVCRQFHLNAWDIFGHWDFRLGTDCPGIAFYRLFPQIRKGVLHSMGVSPAVAPARRWPDIWRFVNSQVVQVAQYLLVNAGYSDLSIDGVFSTKMNTVVADFQTSHGLAVTPDATFDTATWEALAPSLDKDASGLPVQAVQYLLTIKGYADTVSITGTYDHSTMKAIQDMQRLHSLHPDGKVDLSTWCALTGGTVREALTH from the coding sequence ATGCACGAGCACGAAGTCGATCGACGCACCCTGTTCCGGGTCGGCCTCGGCACGGCAGTCGCCGCTGTCGTCGGTACGGAGGTGGCGTTCCCCGCCGCTGCCGGTGCGACCCCCTTGCCGCAGTTCCCCTGGATCATCGACTGCGACACCTGGGGTGCGCGGCCGCCGGCCAGCCCGATCCAGATCACCGGCAACACCACCAACAAGATCATCCTGCATCACATGGATTTCCCTAACGTCACGGACTACTCCCGTGAGCACGCCATGCAGTTGGCGCGTGACTGCCAGGACCTGCACATGGACACGAACGGCTGGGCGGACACCGGCCAGCACTTCACCGTCAGCCGCGGTGGCTACGTCCTGGAGGGCCGCCACCGCACCCTGGAGACCCTCGCCGCCGGCGAGCACCAAGTGACGGCCGCCCACTGCCCCGGGGAGAACGGCAACGCCATCGGGATCGAGAACGAGGGCACATACATAACCGAGACCCCGCCCCCGGCACTGCTGCACTCGCTGGTGAAGTTGTGCACCACGGTGTGCCGGCAGTTCCACCTGAACGCGTGGGACATCTTCGGTCACTGGGACTTCCGCCTGGGCACCGACTGCCCCGGCATCGCCTTCTACCGACTCTTTCCCCAGATTCGCAAGGGGGTACTGCATTCCATGGGCGTGTCGCCGGCCGTGGCACCGGCACGGCGCTGGCCGGACATCTGGCGGTTCGTCAACAGCCAGGTGGTACAGGTCGCCCAGTACCTGCTGGTGAACGCCGGCTACAGCGACCTTTCCATCGACGGCGTGTTCAGCACCAAGATGAACACCGTCGTCGCCGACTTCCAGACCAGCCACGGTCTCGCCGTCACCCCCGACGCCACATTCGACACGGCCACCTGGGAAGCACTCGCGCCCTCCCTGGACAAGGACGCCTCCGGGCTGCCTGTCCAGGCCGTGCAGTATCTGCTCACCATCAAGGGCTACGCCGACACCGTCAGCATCACCGGCACCTATGACCACAGCACCATGAAGGCGATCCAGGACATGCAGCGCCTGCACAGCCTCCACCCCGACGGCAAGGTCGACCTCAGCACGTGGTGTGCGCTGACCGGCGGCACCGTCCGTGAGGCTCTCACCCACTGA